The Manihot esculenta cultivar AM560-2 chromosome 1, M.esculenta_v8, whole genome shotgun sequence genome has a window encoding:
- the LOC110611777 gene encoding pentatricopeptide repeat-containing protein At4g02820, mitochondrial — translation MLLRFIRFRATVAAAARHFSGESAAEKTIGNGGSTARAGGGGDTLGRRLFSLVYAKRSAVIAIGKWKAEGHKVQKYQLNRIVRELRKLKRYKHALEVCEWMTQQKDIKLMPGDYAVHLDLIAKVRGLSSAEKFFEDLRDEIRGWQTCTALLHTYVNYSLLEKAEALMEKMSECNFLKNPLPYNHMLSLYVANRQLEKVPEVIKGLKKNALPDVVTYNLWLSACASQNDVETAEKVFMELKKAKIHPDWITYSTLTNLYIKNQLLEKASSTLREMEKRASRKNRLAYSSLISLHTNMGDKDEVHRIWNKMKSCFRKMNDSEYICMMSSLLKLEEIEEAQNIYSEWESVSGHGDPQVPNVLLAAYINRNQMEEAENFHHQMVQKGIRPCYTTWELLTWGHLKSKQMDKVLDYFKKAISSVKKWNPDKKLIREVFKNLEEKGNVEEAEELLVILRDAGHVSTEIYNSVLRTYENAGKMPLIIAERMKKDNVELDEETHRLIQITSSMCVSEVSSFVS, via the exons ATGTTGCTCCGGTTCATCCGGTTTCGGGCAACCGTTGCGGCCGCCGCGCGCCACTTCTCAGGGGAATCGGCTGCGGAGAAGACTATTGGGAACGGAGGATCAACGGCGAGAGCAGGTGGCGGGGGTGACACGTTGGGAAGGAGACTGTTTAGCCTAGTTTATGCGAAGCGTAGTGCCGTAATTGCAATAGGGAAGTGGAAAGCAGAGGGCCACAAGGTGCAGAAGTATCAGCTTAATCGAATTGTTAGAGAGCTCCGAAAGCTCAAGCGGTACAAACACGCACTCGAG GTTTGTGAATGGATGACACAGCAGAAAGATATCAAGCTCATGCCAGGTGACTATGCTGTGCACTTGGACCTCATTGCAAAGGTTCGCGGTCTAAGTAGCGCAGAGAAGTTTTTTGAAGATCTCCGGGATGAAATCAGAGGCTGGCAAACCTGTACTGCTCTTCTTCATACTTACGTCAATTATAGCTTGCTTGAAAAAGCTGAGGCTTTAATGGAGAAAATGTCTGAATGTAATTTCTTGAAGAATCCCCTTCCTTACAACCATATGCTATCACTGTACGTTGCAAATAGGCAATTGGAGAAGGTTCCTGAAGTCATAAAGGGGTTGAAGAAAAACGCTTTGCCAGATGTTGTTACTTACAATCTTTGGCTGAGTGCATGCGCTTCGCAGAATGATGTTGAAACTGCAGAAAAAGTGTTTATGGAGTTGAAGAAGGCAAAAATTCATCCAGACTGGATAACGTATAGCACATTAACCAACTTATATATAAAGAACCAACTCCTTGAAAAAGCATCATCTACTTTGAGAGAGATGGAGAAAAGGGCTTCAAGGAAAAATAGACTCGCTTATTCTTCTCTCATTAGTTTGCATACAAACATGGGCGACAAGGATGAGGTGCATCGGATCTGGAATAAGATGAAATCGTGCTTCCGCAAAATGAATGATTCTGAATATATTTGTATGATGTCTTCCCTCTTgaaacttgaagagattgaagaAGCACAGAATATTTACTCTGAGTGGGAGTCAGTTTCTGGACATGGTGATCCACAAGTCCCAAACGTTCTCCTTGCAGCGTATATCAATAGAAACCAGATGGAAGAAGCTGAAAATTTTCATCATCAAATGGTGCAAAAGGGCATCCGTCCTTGTTACACTACTTGGGAGCTTCTAACATGGGGTCATTTGAAATCAAAGCAGATGGACAAAGTTTTAGATTATTTTAAAAAGGCAATTAGTAGTGTTAAAAAATGGAATCCTGACAAAAAGTTGATTAGAGAAGTGTTTAAGAATCTTGAGGAGAAAGGGAATGTTGAAGAAGCAGAGGAATTATTGGTTATACTACGGGACGCTGGCCATGTGAGTACAGAGATATATAATTCTGTTCTACGAACTTATGAGAACGCAGGTAAAATGCCCCTAATAATTGCAGAGCGTATGAAGAAAGATAATGTTGAGTTAGATGAAGAAACACATAGACTCATCCAAATAACTAGCAGCATGTGTGTGAGTGAAGTCTCAAGTTTTGTCTCGTGA
- the LOC110619665 gene encoding uncharacterized protein LOC110619665, with protein MANNEDGEVGLEEGIPWLPSHVLHEAIWETKEYQHNPQAQQHRYLPKLLPQPQQLRSKSSPRPHFRTKYPINGASGVHGMQAIFLDSGQKSCGTGVFLPRRAGTNLQSSKKPAFYPVLLPARVVQALNLNAHEIGLQISRRQDAKNNSKGGDCNSIKNKNGRGATAQYCVVSQNENYSPEILLPKEWTY; from the exons ATGGCAAATAATGAGGATGGAGAAGTCGGGTTGGAGGAAGGAATTCCATGGCTACCTTCTCATGTTCTACATGAAGCAATATGGGAAACCAAG GAATACCAACACAACCCTCAGGCTCAGCAACATCGCTATCTTCCAAAATTGCTTCCGCAACCGCAACAACTA CGCTCAAAATCTAGCCCAAGACCTCATTTTAGAACAAAATACCCTATTAATGGGGCATCAGGAGTACACGGAATGCAAGCTATTTTTCTAGATTCCGGTCAAAAATCATGTGGAACAGGAGTTTTTCTTCCAAGAAGGGCAGGCACAAACCTGCAATCCAGCAAGAAGCCAG CTTTCTACCCTGTTCTTCTACCTGCACGCGTTGTTCAAGCTCTGAATCTAAATGCCCATGAAATTGGCCTGCAGATATCACGCCGGCAAG ATGCCAAGAATAACTCAAAAGGTGGAGACTGCAATtcaatcaaaaataaaaatggcaGGGGAGCAACAGCACAATATTGTGTGGTGTCACAGAATGAAAATTATTCACCAGAGATATTGCTTCCCAAAGAATGGACTTACTAG